The DNA window TTCATCGGTTTGCTGTAATCACACACTTTGACAGACGCTACGCTGTCCAGGAAGTGTTTGGTGATGACTTCTTCGTATTCGGTGATGGCCGTCAGATTCATCACTTTGTTCCATTCCACCAGAAGTTCATAGTAGGTCAGAAACTGTTCGATCTGTTTTTCATTTAATGTGATCTCCAGCTCGGCAAGTCCTTTTTCAAACCATGTGGTATCGTATTGAGCCATGCTTGTTCCTTTCTTTTCTTATCGTAACTGTCCAGTACATTCACAGTTTCTACCTGCTGAATAGTTACTTCTTATCTTACATTTTTTTTCATATTTCTTTCATCTGCGTTAGAGCGTGTTTGAAAAAGGCTTTTCGTGAGCTGCGAGTCCCAGTTTGTGGGAGATTTTATCCGAATGAGGGCGGCGTAGCGGGCTACGGCAACCGAATGAGGGTAAAATATACCGCAAAGTGGGGCTTGCAGATTGCGGAAATGATTTTTCAGACACGCTCTAAGGTAGGCGGCAGCAGAAACTTCTGCTGCCACACATATATCTCATTTTACGCGCGATGACTTTCCAGATATACCAGCAGCACCGATACATCCGCCGGAGATACCCCTGCGATACGGGAGGCCTGGCCGATGCTTACCGGGCGGTACAGTTTTAATTTCTGTACGGCCTCGATGCGCAGACTCTTGACCTGATCATAATCCATATCTTCCGGGATCTTTTTGCTTTCCAGTTTTTTGAACTGTTCCACCTGTTTTAACTGACGGGTGATATATCCATCATACTTGATGTTGATATTGACCTGTTCCCGGATGTCATAGCGGAGTTCCGGACGGTTTTTATCAATTGGTGCCAGCACTTCGTAGTTCAGTTCCGGGCGGCGGATCAGCTCGCCCAGTGTGGAGCCGGAGGTCAACGGGGTACTTCCATACTGTTCTAGAAGTTCCTGTACCGGTTTGGATGCTCCCACATTGACATGTTCCACACGCTCGATCTCTTCTTTGATCAGCCGTTCTTTCTCAAGAATATCCTGATACTGTTCCTCGCTGATCAGTCCGACGCGGTAGCCTTTTTCGCGGAGCCGCAGATCCGCGTTATCCTGACGGAGCAGCAGACGATACTCGGCGCGGCTTGTCATCATACGATAT is part of the Blautia faecicola genome and encodes:
- a CDS encoding DUF6783 domain-containing protein encodes the protein MQAPLCGIFYPHSVAVARYAALIRIKSPTNWDSQLTKSLFQTRSNADERNMKKNVR